The following are from one region of the Salvia hispanica cultivar TCC Black 2014 chromosome 1, UniMelb_Shisp_WGS_1.0, whole genome shotgun sequence genome:
- the LOC125190047 gene encoding receptor-like protein 7, giving the protein MLPKLLFICILFSSFIFTTHSYNNKCLRHQETLLLQLKDELIFNSSYSTKLVRWNESGECCKWHGVECDASGYVVSLQLDGEAISGGIGNFSSLFRFKFLQKLNLAYNYFFNDAIPKGIGNLTCLTHLNLSNAGFGGQVPSEILTLTRLASLDISKDFGKIILEHPNLEMLVQNLTELRELNLDWVYMSSLDERKNWGHIISSHLPNFTSLSMVGCFLYAPSPKSFWQLHSLSILRLDRNNLSSVAVSDFFTKFASLNTLSLESCELKGSIPSTFANLTKLIYVDLSSNYLTGSLPSTLFEGLSNLTHLNLGFNSFSGNIPRSLFALPSLLELDLSDNQFNGTFQLDNFQSLPNLTTLYLSGNSLSVDVGNFNSSLKLNVLYLNSCNLSSFPDFIKHSDLEELDLSNNSIAGEVPSWVWGKRLRYLDLSFNLLTNLQKHYHIPASLQSLSLESNQLKGELQMSILLQSELLSLSLANNSFSGSIPFSFCNATHLYSLDMSRNKLSGSIPPCLLENINVLDLSRNNISGNISLCSLENINFLDLSQNNISGNIPDTSSMVCGLYYLNLNNNTLEGKIPRSLEHCKRLLYMNVGNNMINDTFPCMLTDQWLRVLVLHTNRFHGDLRCHGNWPNLKILDVSSNHFSGNLESINFSSWTSMLLPSGGDFGGTFGRKLDVALIIKGRMMEFQKIWSDFSTIDLSSNSFYGNIPNAIGDLLLLHHLNLSHNALNGSIPKSFGRLSNLESLDLSVNQLAGPIPEELGRLTFLSVLNLSNNNFVGAIPKGRQIQTFTADSFEGNLGLCGSPLDISCSNTSVRYNENGEEKREIEWEYVCAAVGYVVGVGSIVWLLLFCRSFRKKYFGKIEEVVEGMFIARDMRRRRARRAAAARNRVRR; this is encoded by the coding sequence ATGCTTCCAAAGTTGTTGTTCATTTGTATACTATTTTCATCCTTCATTTTCACTACTCATTCATATAATAACAAATGCCTTCGCCATCAGGAAACTTTGTTGCTTCAACTCAAGGATGAGTtgatcttcaattcttcttaTTCGACAAAACTAGTGCGATGGAATGAAAGTGGCGAGTGCTGCAAGTGGCATGGTGTGGAATGTGATGCTTCTGGCTACGTCGTTAGTTTGCAGCTCGATGGTGAGGCCATTTCTGGTGGAATTGGGAATTTTTCGAGTCTCTTCAGATTTAAATTTCTGCAGAAGCTTAACCTTGCCTACAATTACTTCTTCAATGATGCCATTCCAAAAGGTATTGGCAATCTGACCTGTTTGACACATTTGAATTTGTCAAATGCTGGTTTTGGTGGGCAGGTTCCTTCTGAAATTTTGACCTTGACGAGATTGGCTAGTCTTGATATCTCCAAGGACTTTGGAAAGATTATCCTTGAGCACCCAAATTTAGAGATGCTTGTCCAAAATCTAACAGAGCTTAGAGAGCTCAATCTTGATTGGGTCTATATGAGTTCCTTGGATGAAAGGAAAAATTGGGGCCATATTATATCATCACATTTACCCAACTTCACCTCTTTGAGCATGGTTGGTTGTTTTCTTTATGCCCCTTCACCTAAATCCTTTTGGCAACTTCATTCCCTTTCTATTCTTCGACTAGATCGGAACAATCTTTCATCAGTAGCAGTTTCGGATTTCTTCACCAAATTTGCATCTCTGAACACATTGAGTCTTGAAAGCTGTGAATTGAAGGGTTCGATTCCATCCACCTTTGCTAACCTAACCAAGCTGATTTATGTCGATTTGTCTTCTAACTACTTGACAGGCTCACTTCCTTCTACATTGTTTGAAGGTCTTTCCAATCTCACTCATCTAAATTTGGGGTTCAATTCATTCTCCGGTAACATTCCCCGCTCACTTTTTGCTCTCCCTTCATTGTTGGAACTTGATCTTAGTGACAACCAATTTAATGGAACTTTTCAACTTGACAACTTTCAAAGCCTTCCCAATCTAACAACCCTTTATCTATCCGGCAATAGCTTGTCAGTAGATGTTGGCAACTTCAATTCGAGTCTAAAATTAAACGTGTTGTACCTAAATTCATGTAACTTGTCCAGTTTTCCTGATTTCATCAAACATTCGGATCTAGAAGAATTGGATCTCTCAAACAATAGTATTGCAGGGGAAGTACCTAGTTGGGTTTGGGGAAAACGACTTCGGTATTTGGACTTGTCGTTCAATCTTCTGACGAATCTGCAAAAGCATTACCATATACCTGCTTCTCTTCAATCTCTAAGCTTGGAATCTAACCAGCTTAAGGGCGAGTTGCAGATGTCCATTCTACTTCAATCTGAACTCTTGTCCTTGTCTCTTGCTAATAATAGTTTTAGTGGATCAATTCCATTCTCCTTCTGCAATGCTACACATCTCTATTCTCTTGACATGtctagaaataaattaagtggcAGCATACCCCCTTGCCTACTTGAAAACATTAATGTCCTTGATCTGAGTCGAAACAACATCAGCGGCAACATATCCCTTTGCTCACTTGAAAACATTAATTTCCTCGATCTGAGTCAAAACAACATCAGCGGTAACATTCCAGATACTTCTTCAATGGTTTGTGGGCTATATTATTTGAATCTTAACAATAATACTTTGGAAGGGAAGATCCCAAGGTCCCTTGAACACTGCAAGCGGTTATTGTACATGAATGTTGGGAACAACATGATCAATGACACTTTCCCATGCATGCTAACAGATCAATGGTTGCGTGTTCTTGTTTTGCACACCAACAGATTCCATGGGGATTTAAGATGTCATGGAAATTGGCCAAATCTTAAAATTCTAGATGTATCATCGAATCATTTTAGTGGAAATCTTGAATCAATCAACTTCTCTAGTTGGACGTCTATGCTGCTACCGAGTGGTGGAGATTTCGGAGGCACTTTTGGCCGAAAGCTTGACGTGGCATTAATCATTAAAGGGCGAATGATGGAGTTTCAGAAGATTTGGTCAGACTTTAGTACCATTGATTTGTCTTCCAATAGTTTCTACGGAAATATACCAAATGCAATTGGTGATCTTCTCTTACTCCATCATCTCAACCTCTCCCACAATGCCCTCAATGGAAGCATCCCAAAATCATTTGGTAGGTTGAGTAATCTCGAATCACTTGACCTCTCTGTAAACCAATTAGCAGGGCCGATCCCAGAGGAGCTTGGAAGGCTCACATTCCTTTCAGTCTTGAATCTCTCCAACAATAATTTTGTGGGAGCAATCCCAAAAGGGCGCCAAATTCAAACATTCACAGCTGATTCATTTGAAGGGAATTTGGGGCTGTGTGGTTCCCCTCTCGACATAAGCTGCAGTAATACTAGTGTACGGTACAATGAAAATGGGGAAGAGAAGAGGGAGATAGAGTGGGAATACGTGTGTGCTGCAGTTGGATATGTTGTGGGAGTAGGAAGCATCGTGTGGCTGCTTTTATTCTGTCGAAGCTTCAGAAAGAAATACTTCGGCAAAATAGAAGAGGTTGTTGAAGGCATGTTCATTGCCAGAGACATGAGAAGAAGACGTGCAAGaagagcagcagcagcaaggAATCGAGTCAGGAGATAG